Proteins from a genomic interval of Spirochaetota bacterium:
- a CDS encoding 4Fe-4S dicluster domain-containing protein, with protein sequence MGHMTPKDRYRELGKKIDSLTFRVPWNGTLHEILKELYTADEADLVIMMPYGLSPLARIAKLTNYDEARLRNLLEGLCRKGLVVDLFIEGEYRYMPSPFVIGIFEFTMMRTGGNLDIKKMARLFYEYFHHEHGALHAANFGEGGAYSIMRALPYEESVRDLPHVEILDYEKATEIVRGWDRFAIGTCSCRHEKLHAGHKHCDNPLDTCSTFGYSADYWIRNGLAREVSKGEMLANIERSRDLGLVFNADNVQRNVTFICQCCKCCCNALQAINTYGYTQMMVTSTFIARIDDDACTGCGKCAKECAANAIEMVPVQGDAGDKKKRPVLDESFCLGCGVCTMHCKPRAIMLEKRGQRVIHPETTFERVILQTLEKGTLQNQIFDNPMSVTQDVMRAFLGGVLRLKPVKRALLGDRFRSIFIKQMKAGSRLLGKEWALKL encoded by the coding sequence ATGGGACACATGACGCCTAAAGACAGGTATCGGGAGCTTGGAAAGAAAATCGACAGCCTCACCTTCCGCGTTCCCTGGAACGGGACCCTGCATGAAATCCTGAAAGAGCTCTACACCGCGGACGAGGCCGACCTCGTCATCATGATGCCCTACGGCCTCTCGCCCCTCGCGCGCATCGCGAAGCTGACGAACTACGACGAGGCGCGCCTGCGGAATCTCCTCGAGGGGCTTTGCCGGAAGGGACTCGTCGTGGATCTCTTCATCGAGGGCGAGTACCGCTACATGCCCTCGCCCTTCGTGATAGGCATCTTCGAGTTCACGATGATGCGCACCGGCGGTAACCTCGACATAAAAAAAATGGCGCGGCTCTTCTACGAGTACTTTCACCACGAGCACGGCGCGCTGCACGCCGCGAATTTCGGGGAGGGGGGCGCGTACTCGATCATGCGCGCGCTGCCCTACGAGGAAAGCGTCCGGGATCTTCCCCACGTGGAAATCCTCGACTACGAGAAGGCGACGGAGATCGTGCGCGGGTGGGACCGGTTCGCTATCGGGACCTGTTCGTGCAGGCACGAGAAGCTGCACGCCGGGCACAAGCACTGCGACAACCCCCTGGACACCTGCTCTACGTTCGGCTACTCGGCGGATTACTGGATACGCAACGGTCTGGCGCGGGAGGTTTCGAAAGGAGAGATGCTCGCGAACATCGAGAGGTCCAGGGACCTGGGGCTCGTGTTCAACGCGGACAACGTGCAGCGGAACGTGACATTCATCTGCCAGTGCTGCAAGTGCTGCTGCAACGCCCTGCAGGCGATCAACACCTACGGCTACACGCAGATGATGGTGACCTCCACCTTCATCGCGCGCATCGACGATGACGCGTGCACCGGCTGCGGCAAATGCGCAAAGGAGTGTGCCGCCAACGCGATCGAGATGGTCCCCGTCCAGGGGGACGCCGGCGACAAAAAGAAGAGACCGGTGCTTGACGAGTCCTTCTGCCTGGGGTGCGGCGTGTGCACGATGCACTGCAAGCCGCGCGCGATCATGCTTGAGAAGCGAGGCCAGAGGGTCATTCACCCGGAGACGACATTCGAGCGGGTGATTCTGCAAACCCTTGAAAAGGGCACGCTCCAGAACCAGATATTCGACAACCCTATGAGCGTCACCCAGGACGTGATGCGTGCCTTCCTGGGGGGCGTGCTGCGGCTGAAGCCGGTCAAGCGGGCGCTCCTGGGCGATCGGTTCCGCTCGATCTTCATTAAACAGATGAAGGCGGGAAGCAGGCTCCTGGGAAAGGAATGGGCACTCAAGCTGTAG
- a CDS encoding YjbQ family protein codes for MKITQETISLATTAREALYDITSGVRAVVARSGVTTGTVSVYVQGATAAVMIQENWDESVRNDCIRLLRELVPRGVWEHDRQDGNGDAHLKAGIVGPGETVPVIGGTLGLSRWQNIFLCEFDGPRDTRAIVVTVMGA; via the coding sequence ATGAAAATCACGCAGGAAACGATCAGCCTCGCCACCACCGCGCGGGAGGCGTTATACGACATCACCTCCGGGGTGCGGGCGGTCGTCGCGCGCAGCGGCGTGACGACGGGGACGGTATCGGTCTATGTCCAGGGGGCCACGGCCGCGGTGATGATCCAGGAGAACTGGGACGAAAGCGTACGGAACGACTGCATCCGTCTCCTGCGAGAACTGGTACCGCGCGGCGTCTGGGAACACGACCGGCAGGACGGCAACGGGGACGCCCATCTTAAGGCGGGCATCGTGGGGCCGGGCGAGACGGTCCCCGTCATCGGGGGAACGCTGGGGCTCTCGCGATGGCAGAATATTTTCCTGTGCGAGTTCGACGGGCCGCGCGACACGCGCGCGATCGTAGTCACGGTCATGGGGGCGTGA